Proteins encoded in a region of the Thermocaproicibacter melissae genome:
- a CDS encoding glycosyltransferase family 2 protein, which yields MPLISVIVPVYNVEKYLERCVRSILSQSFSDFELLLVNDGSTDNSLDIAREFCFDSRVRVLDKSHGGLGHTRNYGAAHATGKYLLFVDSDDWIEEDTLRDLSSFAEAYSADLVVFNFTREDTETATKRDCILPLNYPECGMEIREKFLAELIGPDQEDSPWSSVEMLGCAWRRLYLRSWFEENNIQFGDEQKIMLEDLPAVIHAHSASKRLLAVRGTYYHYRYNPNSLSTRYRPRKMEMLTLCFETVKEILKEYDIYEQYEERHLAWFLRFAAHSSLVNCFNPQNPANFAGRWREVRGILQNPILRRAAKSNYLLHGSRADRTILRILRLRFTPLVYLFYKFYVSHLRKQTDKK from the coding sequence GTGCCATTAATTAGCGTAATCGTTCCCGTTTACAATGTTGAAAAATATCTGGAGCGCTGCGTCAGAAGCATCCTTTCTCAGAGCTTCAGCGATTTTGAGCTTCTGCTTGTGAACGATGGTTCAACCGACAATTCTCTGGATATCGCGCGGGAATTCTGCTTTGATTCGCGCGTTCGTGTTCTAGACAAGTCCCATGGCGGTCTGGGACATACCAGAAATTACGGTGCAGCGCATGCAACGGGAAAATATCTCCTTTTTGTGGATTCTGATGACTGGATTGAGGAGGACACCCTGCGGGATTTGTCCTCATTCGCAGAGGCTTATTCCGCCGACTTGGTCGTTTTCAACTTTACCCGTGAAGATACAGAAACAGCCACCAAGAGAGATTGTATTCTTCCGTTAAATTACCCCGAATGTGGAATGGAAATTCGGGAAAAATTTCTTGCGGAACTGATTGGCCCCGACCAAGAGGACAGTCCGTGGAGCAGCGTCGAAATGCTCGGTTGTGCGTGGCGCCGCTTGTATCTTCGCAGCTGGTTTGAAGAAAATAATATTCAGTTCGGCGATGAACAGAAAATCATGCTGGAAGACCTTCCAGCCGTAATTCACGCACATTCAGCCTCGAAACGGCTACTTGCCGTGAGGGGAACTTATTATCACTACCGCTATAATCCAAATTCACTCAGCACACGCTACCGCCCCAGAAAAATGGAAATGCTGACATTGTGCTTTGAAACCGTAAAAGAAATCCTGAAGGAATACGATATCTATGAACAGTATGAGGAGCGACACTTGGCATGGTTCCTGCGTTTTGCGGCACATTCTTCCCTTGTGAACTGCTTCAATCCACAGAACCCGGCCAACTTTGCGGGCCGTTGGCGTGAAGTGCGTGGTATCCTGCAGAACCCAATTCTTCGCCGCGCTGCGAAATCGAATTACCTGCTGCATGGAAGTCGCGCTGACAGAACGATTCTCCGAATTCTTCGCCTGCGTTTCACTCCTTTGGTATATCTATTTTATAAGTTTTATGTATCCCATCTCAGAAAGCAAACCGACAAAAAATAA
- a CDS encoding DUF6056 family protein has product MLKTKRKKLYVFIPYAVALVLFFLLYSYSFPQGDDFIFASRGGTLPRIWDYYLNYYAYAGSRMANVLASILFLCGLSLWKVLTPLVIEGTGLLLFYCVTGHILPRENHMKQDLALAAACAFFPGFVPLAYQLFADTFLWADGSCNYLYPMFFLLLGFLPFWNTLRNRPLPKILKIICPVSLLISCLLHEQTVLALFAFCGICVFIFWREKRCSKYLVFQFAMVCAATIFTFTCPGAYYRLGLVNSGKQTDFLHRLFYSFLNYFSQFSNELWIFASLLGLCAVFLLHKCPGKFARLLSLFLTLGLVVAPLSQVFPILKLQANSSYHGPRTLVLLAYWVFFFAALIPAFLLPARQSPKKLYFPALYGGIVASQLIPLAIGSVGRPLFSFLILTLLLVLCTADEAENPMITRTEFCAALCSFCILAGAFPSVTSNFASYQAIEKQIEKAKLGETRQITMDINQFNTQYCYYRSFVRDYDYDIRQFYGLGKDIQLNFSK; this is encoded by the coding sequence ATGCTGAAAACAAAGCGGAAAAAACTATATGTTTTTATTCCTTATGCTGTGGCTTTGGTCCTTTTTTTCCTACTTTACAGCTATTCTTTTCCGCAAGGCGATGACTTTATATTTGCTTCCCGCGGAGGGACATTGCCGCGTATCTGGGATTATTACCTCAATTATTACGCCTATGCCGGTTCGAGAATGGCCAATGTACTCGCTTCAATTCTATTCCTTTGCGGGCTGTCTTTGTGGAAGGTGCTGACTCCGCTTGTCATTGAGGGAACGGGGCTTCTATTGTTTTACTGCGTGACCGGTCATATATTGCCGCGGGAAAATCACATGAAACAGGACTTGGCCCTTGCTGCAGCATGCGCATTTTTCCCAGGATTTGTTCCGCTGGCCTACCAATTATTTGCCGACACGTTCCTTTGGGCCGACGGTTCTTGTAATTACTTGTATCCTATGTTTTTCCTTCTGCTTGGTTTTCTGCCTTTTTGGAACACTCTTCGTAATCGGCCGCTACCGAAAATCTTAAAGATAATTTGTCCTGTGTCGCTTCTCATTTCCTGCCTGCTGCATGAGCAGACAGTTCTTGCGCTTTTTGCGTTCTGCGGCATTTGCGTGTTTATTTTTTGGAGGGAAAAGCGGTGCTCCAAATATCTCGTTTTTCAGTTTGCCATGGTTTGCGCCGCAACAATCTTCACCTTCACCTGCCCCGGTGCCTATTACCGGCTCGGCTTAGTGAATTCCGGTAAGCAAACAGATTTTCTTCACCGCTTGTTTTACAGTTTTCTCAATTACTTTTCTCAGTTCTCCAATGAGCTCTGGATTTTCGCTTCTCTGCTAGGGCTGTGCGCTGTTTTTCTGCTGCACAAATGCCCGGGAAAGTTTGCACGCCTTTTGAGCCTTTTTCTCACACTCGGATTGGTTGTGGCTCCGCTGTCTCAAGTATTCCCCATTTTGAAACTGCAGGCCAACAGTTCCTATCACGGGCCTCGAACATTAGTGCTGCTTGCCTACTGGGTATTCTTTTTTGCGGCTCTGATTCCGGCCTTTCTCCTGCCGGCACGACAATCTCCCAAAAAGCTGTATTTTCCGGCTCTCTATGGGGGAATTGTTGCTTCACAGCTAATTCCGCTTGCCATCGGAAGCGTTGGGCGCCCGCTTTTCTCCTTTTTGATTCTGACGCTGCTGCTTGTCCTCTGTACCGCAGATGAAGCTGAAAATCCGATGATTACACGGACGGAATTCTGTGCCGCTCTCTGCTCTTTCTGTATCCTCGCCGGAGCATTTCCGTCGGTAACCTCAAACTTTGCCTCTTATCAAGCCATTGAAAAACAAATTGAAAAAGCAAAACTCGGTGAAACCCGTCAAATAACCATGGATATCAATCAATTCAACACGCAATACTGCTATTACCGTTCTTTCGTGCGGGATTATGACTATGACATCAGGCAGTTTTACGGTCTTGGCAAAGATATTCAGCTGAATTTTTCAAAATAG
- a CDS encoding ECF transporter S component encodes MRTSISKSTIRLAQFSLLLALEAVVCFTPLGSLPAIGMMVATLGMIPVIITAVVMGTGAGALMGFFAGLFSFIVWTFMPPNPVLAFVFTPLYSVGTSKGNFWSLVICFVPRILVGVVAGASLKLFTKLRMKNVLAYSLCGVLGSMMNTLLVLGGIYLFFGSSYAAALGQNLGALPAILGLVILTNGIPEALLGGVCAYAIGYPIRKHLAHNFE; translated from the coding sequence ATGAGAACATCAATCAGTAAAAGCACGATCCGGCTTGCTCAGTTTTCACTGCTGCTTGCGCTGGAAGCCGTGGTTTGTTTCACTCCGCTTGGCTCTCTTCCAGCAATCGGAATGATGGTAGCTACCCTCGGAATGATTCCGGTCATCATTACAGCTGTCGTTATGGGAACGGGCGCAGGTGCCCTGATGGGCTTTTTCGCTGGACTCTTCAGCTTCATTGTGTGGACTTTTATGCCGCCAAATCCCGTTCTTGCTTTTGTTTTTACGCCGCTGTATTCCGTCGGCACTTCCAAGGGCAACTTCTGGAGCCTTGTCATTTGTTTTGTACCTAGGATTTTGGTCGGCGTTGTGGCCGGTGCTTCTCTTAAGCTTTTTACAAAACTTCGCATGAAAAATGTTTTGGCCTATTCGCTCTGCGGCGTTTTGGGAAGCATGATGAATACTTTGCTTGTGCTGGGCGGAATCTATCTGTTTTTCGGGAGCAGCTACGCCGCCGCACTGGGGCAGAATCTCGGTGCGCTCCCCGCAATCCTTGGACTGGTGATTCTGACGAACGGCATTCCGGAAGCGCTTCTCGGCGGC